In Streptomyces sp. NBC_00091, the following proteins share a genomic window:
- a CDS encoding NAD(P)/FAD-dependent oxidoreductase: MSTTERPRILVVGGGYVGLYAAKRIMKKMRYAEATVTVVDPRSYMTYQPFLPEVAAGSISPRHVVVPLRRVLPKAEVLTGRVTTIDQDRKVAVVTPLVGEAYELPFDYLVIALGAVSRTFPIPGLAEQGIGMKGVEEGIGLRNHVLEQLDKAESTTDENVRRKALTFVFVGGGFAGAETIGEVEDMARDAAKYYTTIKREDMRFILVDAADKILPEVGPKLGTWGKEHLESRGIEIYLSTSMDSCVDGHVVLKNGLEVDSNTIVWTAGVKPNPALARYGLPLGPRGHVDTAPTLQVQGTDYIWAAGDNAQVPDMAARKAGVENAWCPPNAQHALRQAKVLGDNVVSGMRGFPQKEYAHSNKGAVAGLGLHKGVAMIVMGKMKIKLKGRLAWYMHRGYHGMAMPTWNRKIRVFADWTLGMFLKREVVSLGALETPREEFYEAAKPAPAPAAAAAPAEKAKAS; this comes from the coding sequence ATGAGCACCACGGAGCGTCCCAGGATCCTCGTAGTAGGAGGTGGGTACGTAGGCCTGTACGCGGCCAAGCGCATCATGAAGAAGATGCGCTACGCCGAGGCGACCGTCACGGTCGTCGACCCGCGGTCGTACATGACCTACCAGCCCTTCCTCCCCGAAGTGGCCGCAGGCAGCATCTCGCCTCGGCACGTCGTCGTCCCGCTGCGACGCGTGCTGCCCAAGGCGGAGGTTCTTACCGGCCGGGTCACCACCATCGACCAGGACCGCAAGGTCGCCGTCGTCACGCCGCTGGTCGGCGAGGCGTACGAGCTGCCCTTCGACTACCTGGTGATCGCGCTCGGCGCCGTCTCCCGCACCTTCCCGATCCCCGGCCTGGCCGAACAGGGCATCGGTATGAAGGGTGTCGAGGAGGGCATCGGCCTGCGCAACCACGTCCTCGAGCAGCTCGACAAGGCGGAGTCCACGACGGACGAGAACGTCCGCCGCAAGGCCCTCACCTTCGTCTTCGTCGGCGGCGGCTTCGCCGGCGCCGAGACGATCGGCGAGGTCGAGGACATGGCCCGCGACGCCGCGAAGTACTACACCACGATCAAGCGCGAGGACATGCGCTTCATCCTGGTCGACGCGGCCGACAAGATCCTTCCCGAGGTCGGGCCCAAGCTCGGCACCTGGGGCAAGGAGCACCTCGAGTCGCGCGGCATCGAGATCTACCTCAGCACCTCCATGGACTCCTGCGTGGACGGCCACGTGGTGCTGAAGAACGGCCTCGAGGTCGACTCCAACACCATCGTGTGGACCGCGGGCGTCAAGCCCAACCCGGCGCTGGCCCGCTACGGCCTGCCGCTGGGCCCGCGCGGCCACGTCGACACCGCCCCGACCCTCCAGGTCCAGGGCACCGACTACATCTGGGCCGCGGGCGACAACGCCCAGGTCCCGGACATGGCCGCCCGCAAGGCCGGCGTCGAGAACGCCTGGTGCCCGCCGAACGCCCAGCACGCGCTGCGCCAGGCCAAGGTCCTCGGCGACAACGTGGTCTCCGGCATGCGGGGCTTCCCGCAGAAGGAGTACGCGCACTCCAACAAGGGTGCGGTGGCGGGCCTCGGCCTCCACAAGGGCGTCGCGATGATCGTCATGGGCAAGATGAAGATCAAGCTCAAGGGCCGGCTCGCCTGGTACATGCACCGTGGCTACCACGGCATGGCCATGCCGACCTGGAACCGCAAGATCCGCGTCTTCGCCGACTGGACCCTCGGCATGTTCCTCAAGCGTGAGGTCGTCTCCCTCGGAGCGCTGGAGACCCCCCGCGAGGAGTTCTACGAGGCCGCCAAGCCGGCGCCGGCTCCGGCCGCCGCCGCTGCCCCGGCCGAGAAGGCCAAGGCCTCCTGA
- a CDS encoding cyclopropane-fatty-acyl-phospholipid synthase family protein, with protein sequence MTDAAPRLAAIAETLLGAPVPVRIRAWDGSEAGPITGPTLVLNHRRALRRILWKPGELGLARAWVAGDLTVEGDLFELLDRVAGLLWEREHVPAPAPVPAPARSGLAKLAALRPHLPGHVAGSGGTAALLRDPAARAAVRDLVALARPWPAPAPPPEEAVRRGGPRHSKRRDSEAISHHYDVGNDFYERVLGPSMVYSCAYWTPDGTLEDAQRDKLDLVCRKLGLKPGERLLEVGCGWGSMALHAAREYGVQVTGITLSREQAAYARKRIAEEGLTDRIEIRVQDYRDVKDGPYDAISSIGMAEHVGAELYREYARTLHALLKPGGRLLNHQIARPPEHDEEAYQVDEFIDAYVFPDGELSPLGTTVGELERAGFEVRDVEALREHYALTLRAWVARLEEHWDEAVRLTSPGRARVWLLYMAASALGFEHNRLGVNQVLAVRPGDGGVSGMPLRARAWGA encoded by the coding sequence ATGACCGACGCCGCGCCGCGGCTGGCAGCGATTGCCGAAACCCTGCTGGGCGCCCCCGTGCCCGTGCGCATACGGGCCTGGGACGGCAGCGAGGCCGGCCCGATCACCGGCCCCACCCTGGTGCTGAACCACCGGCGGGCCCTGCGCCGCATCCTGTGGAAGCCGGGCGAGCTGGGGCTGGCCCGCGCCTGGGTCGCGGGGGACCTGACTGTCGAGGGCGACCTGTTCGAGCTGCTGGACCGGGTGGCCGGCCTGCTCTGGGAGCGGGAGCACGTCCCCGCGCCGGCGCCCGTGCCCGCGCCGGCCCGCAGCGGCCTGGCCAAGCTCGCCGCCCTGCGCCCGCACCTGCCCGGGCACGTCGCCGGCTCCGGCGGCACGGCCGCGCTCCTGCGCGACCCGGCCGCACGGGCCGCCGTACGGGACCTCGTGGCCCTGGCGCGCCCGTGGCCCGCGCCCGCGCCGCCGCCCGAGGAGGCCGTCCGCCGCGGCGGGCCGCGGCACTCCAAGCGGCGCGACAGCGAGGCGATCAGCCACCACTACGACGTGGGCAACGACTTCTACGAGCGGGTCCTCGGCCCCTCGATGGTCTACTCCTGCGCCTACTGGACCCCGGACGGAACCCTGGAGGACGCCCAGCGCGACAAGCTGGACCTGGTCTGCCGCAAGCTCGGCCTGAAGCCGGGGGAGCGGCTCCTGGAGGTCGGCTGCGGCTGGGGCTCCATGGCCCTGCACGCGGCCCGCGAGTACGGGGTCCAGGTCACCGGCATAACGCTCTCGCGCGAACAGGCCGCCTACGCCCGCAAGCGGATCGCGGAGGAGGGCCTGACCGACCGGATCGAGATCCGGGTGCAGGACTACCGGGACGTCAAGGACGGCCCCTACGACGCGATTTCCTCGATCGGCATGGCCGAGCACGTCGGCGCCGAGCTGTACCGGGAGTACGCGCGCACCCTGCACGCGCTCCTGAAGCCCGGCGGGCGGCTGCTGAACCACCAGATCGCGCGGCCCCCGGAGCACGACGAGGAGGCGTACCAGGTCGACGAGTTCATCGACGCGTACGTCTTCCCCGACGGGGAGCTCTCCCCGCTCGGCACCACCGTCGGCGAACTGGAGCGGGCCGGCTTCGAGGTCCGCGACGTGGAGGCGCTGCGCGAGCACTACGCGCTGACCCTGCGCGCCTGGGTGGCGCGCCTGGAGGAGCACTGGGACGAGGCCGTACGGCTCACCTCGCCCGGGCGGGCCCGGGTGTGGCTGCTGTACATGGCGGCCTCCGCGCTCGGCTTCGAGCACAACCGCCTGGGGGTCAACCAGGTGCTGGCGGTACGGCCCGGGGACGGAGGGGTCTCGGGGATGCCGCTGCGGGCGCGCGCCTGGGGCGCGTAG
- a CDS encoding ABC transporter permease yields the protein MFRTALRNVLAHKARLLMTVLAVTLGVAFVSGTLVFTDTLSKSLSGQSAKSYSGVAVSVTSYGSGRDADGQKQGEPGISQQTLEKVKAVKGVDSVSGRVAGFAGVGDEDGKLIGSGWANKGSNYAPVKDGKDPRYTFTEGTGPTKDDQIALDKETAATGRYKAGDKVRVATNGPVREFTLAGVFTTEDGAVNAGGSLVLFDTKVAQELYLQPGFYDELSVSAKAGTSADQLLADIKPLLDGKNTKAQTGAALAAQQAKDIEKGMSSMSTMLLAFAGISLFVGVFLIYNTFTMLVTQRTRELALLRAVGANRGQVIRSVLAEALVVGALSAAIGLACGIGLAVGMRSLMDSFGAKIPAGDLVIAPGTVITALVIGVLVTTAAALVPAWRTGRIAPVAAMGSAHLPASAKSLLLRNVIGSVTSLLGIGVVFLGISMGGDGRMVIGGGAFFMLIGMIVLLPLLSKPVIAAVRPLLQKLFGVPGKLAAQNAVRNPRRTAVTAASLAIGLTLVTTMSVLGVTMGKAVDRMSTDKLKADYKVTMAGGTGSLDKSVAETLAKAPGIKAVSPQADGYFKVGDSFRAASGVNPAAIGELLNIDVVGGSLSSLGKGEVAVAESTAKKQNLTVGSTLPAQFEDGQKATLKVGAVYKDLEGLLSPYVMDNKILGEHSDQQYIREVYVNATAGDSKAGQQAVIDALGKNPAMTVATQQDMRNEMGGLINTMLNVMYGLLGMALIISVLGVVNTLAMSVFERTQEIGMLRAIGLDRSRVKNMIRLESVVISLFGAVLGVAIGVFLAWAVGTTLTKAVPNYELVLPYDRIGIFLLLAAVVGVLAAMWPARSAARLNMLTAIKTE from the coding sequence ATGTTCCGTACCGCCCTGCGCAACGTCCTCGCGCACAAGGCCCGGCTGCTGATGACGGTGCTCGCCGTCACCCTCGGCGTCGCCTTCGTCTCCGGCACCCTCGTCTTCACCGACACCCTCAGCAAGTCCCTGTCCGGCCAGTCCGCCAAGAGCTACAGCGGCGTCGCCGTCTCCGTGACCTCGTACGGCTCCGGCCGCGACGCGGACGGCCAGAAGCAGGGCGAGCCCGGCATCAGCCAGCAGACCCTGGAGAAGGTCAAGGCCGTCAAGGGCGTCGACTCGGTCTCCGGCCGCGTCGCGGGCTTCGCCGGCGTCGGCGACGAGGACGGCAAGCTGATCGGCTCCGGCTGGGCCAACAAGGGCTCCAACTACGCCCCCGTCAAGGACGGCAAGGACCCCCGCTACACCTTCACCGAGGGCACCGGCCCCACCAAGGACGACCAGATCGCCCTCGACAAGGAGACCGCCGCCACGGGCCGTTACAAGGCCGGCGACAAGGTCCGCGTCGCCACCAACGGCCCGGTCAGGGAGTTCACCCTCGCCGGCGTCTTCACCACCGAGGACGGCGCCGTCAACGCGGGCGGCAGCCTGGTGCTCTTCGACACCAAGGTCGCCCAGGAGCTCTACCTCCAGCCCGGCTTCTACGACGAGCTCTCGGTCTCCGCCAAGGCCGGCACCTCGGCCGACCAGCTGCTCGCCGACATCAAGCCCCTGCTCGACGGCAAGAACACCAAGGCGCAGACCGGCGCGGCGCTCGCCGCCCAGCAGGCCAAGGACATCGAGAAGGGCATGAGCAGCATGAGCACCATGCTGCTCGCCTTCGCCGGCATCTCCCTCTTCGTCGGCGTCTTCCTGATCTACAACACCTTCACCATGCTGGTCACCCAGCGCACCAGGGAGCTGGCCCTGCTGCGCGCCGTCGGCGCCAACCGCGGCCAGGTCATCCGCTCGGTGCTCGCCGAGGCCCTCGTCGTCGGCGCCCTCTCGGCCGCCATCGGCCTGGCCTGCGGCATCGGCCTGGCGGTCGGCATGCGCTCCCTGATGGACTCCTTCGGCGCCAAGATCCCCGCCGGGGACCTGGTCATCGCCCCGGGCACCGTCATCACGGCCCTGGTCATCGGCGTCCTCGTCACCACCGCCGCCGCCCTGGTGCCCGCCTGGCGCACCGGCCGGATCGCCCCGGTCGCCGCCATGGGCAGCGCCCACCTGCCGGCCTCCGCCAAGTCCCTCCTGCTGCGCAACGTCATCGGCTCCGTGACCAGCCTCCTCGGCATCGGCGTCGTCTTCCTCGGCATCTCGATGGGCGGCGACGGCCGCATGGTCATCGGCGGCGGCGCGTTCTTCATGCTGATCGGCATGATCGTGCTGCTCCCGCTGCTCTCCAAGCCGGTCATCGCGGCCGTCCGACCGCTCCTGCAGAAGCTCTTCGGCGTCCCCGGCAAGCTGGCCGCGCAGAACGCCGTGCGCAACCCGCGCCGCACCGCCGTCACCGCCGCCTCCCTGGCGATCGGCCTCACCCTGGTCACCACCATGTCGGTGCTCGGCGTCACCATGGGCAAGGCCGTCGACCGGATGAGCACCGACAAGCTCAAGGCCGACTACAAGGTCACCATGGCCGGCGGCACCGGCAGCCTGGACAAGTCGGTCGCCGAGACCCTGGCCAAGGCCCCCGGCATCAAGGCGGTCTCCCCGCAGGCCGACGGCTACTTCAAGGTCGGCGACAGCTTCCGCGCGGCCTCCGGGGTCAACCCGGCCGCCATCGGCGAGCTGCTGAACATCGACGTGGTGGGCGGCTCGCTGAGCAGCCTCGGCAAGGGCGAGGTCGCGGTCGCCGAGAGCACCGCGAAGAAGCAGAACCTCACCGTCGGCTCCACCCTCCCCGCCCAGTTCGAGGACGGCCAGAAGGCCACCCTCAAGGTCGGCGCGGTCTACAAGGACCTCGAGGGCCTGCTGTCCCCCTACGTCATGGACAACAAGATCCTCGGCGAGCACTCGGACCAGCAGTACATCCGCGAGGTCTACGTCAACGCCACCGCCGGCGACTCCAAGGCCGGCCAGCAGGCCGTCATCGACGCCCTCGGCAAGAACCCGGCGATGACCGTCGCCACCCAGCAGGACATGCGCAACGAGATGGGCGGCCTCATCAACACGATGCTGAACGTCATGTACGGCCTGCTCGGCATGGCGCTGATCATCTCGGTGCTCGGCGTGGTCAACACCCTGGCGATGTCCGTCTTCGAGCGGACCCAGGAGATCGGCATGCTGCGGGCGATCGGCCTCGACCGGAGCCGGGTCAAGAACATGATCCGCCTGGAGTCCGTGGTGATCTCGCTCTTCGGCGCGGTCCTCGGTGTCGCCATCGGCGTCTTCCTCGCCTGGGCGGTCGGCACCACCCTCACCAAGGCGGTGCCGAACTACGAACTGGTCCTCCCCTACGACCGGATCGGCATCTTCCTCCTGCTGGCCGCCGTCGTCGGCGTCCTGGCCGCCATGTGGCCGGCCCGCAGCGCCGCCCGGCTGAACATGCTCACCGCCATCAAGACCGAGTAG
- a CDS encoding ABC transporter ATP-binding protein: protein MNYARQHTAQAVAARATQLSKVYGQGETQVVALDNVSVDFAQGQFTAIMGPSGSGKSTLMHCVAGLDTFSGGSVRIGDTELGTLKDKQLTQLRRDKIGFIFQAFNLLPTLTALENITLPMDIAGRKADKQWLDKVIEMVGLSGRLSHRPTQLSGGQQQRVAVARALASRPEIIFGDEPTGNLDSRSGAEVLGFLRNSVRELGQTVVMVTHDAVAASYADRVIFLADGRIVDEMYGPTADGVLDRMKAFDAKGRTS, encoded by the coding sequence ATGAACTACGCCCGGCAGCACACCGCACAGGCCGTGGCCGCCCGCGCCACGCAGCTCTCCAAGGTGTACGGCCAGGGCGAGACCCAGGTGGTCGCGCTGGACAACGTCTCCGTCGACTTCGCCCAGGGCCAGTTCACCGCGATCATGGGCCCCTCCGGCTCCGGCAAGTCCACGCTGATGCACTGCGTCGCCGGCCTGGACACCTTCTCCGGCGGCTCGGTCCGCATCGGCGACACCGAGCTGGGCACCCTCAAGGACAAGCAGCTGACCCAGCTGCGCCGGGACAAGATCGGCTTCATCTTCCAGGCCTTCAACCTGCTGCCGACCCTGACGGCCCTGGAGAACATCACCCTCCCCATGGACATCGCCGGCCGCAAGGCCGACAAGCAGTGGCTGGACAAGGTCATCGAGATGGTCGGCCTCTCCGGCCGCCTCTCCCACCGCCCCACGCAGCTCTCCGGCGGCCAGCAGCAGCGCGTGGCGGTCGCCCGCGCCCTGGCCTCCCGCCCCGAGATCATCTTCGGTGACGAGCCCACCGGAAACCTGGACTCCCGCTCCGGCGCCGAAGTCCTCGGCTTCCTGCGCAACTCGGTGCGCGAGCTCGGCCAGACCGTCGTGATGGTCACCCACGACGCGGTCGCCGCCTCCTACGCGGACCGCGTCATCTTCCTCGCCGACGGCCGGATCGTCGACGAGATGTACGGGCCCACCGCCGACGGCGTGCTCGACCGGATGAAGGCCTTCGACGCCAAGGGCCGCACCAGCTGA
- a CDS encoding Bax inhibitor-1/YccA family protein: MRSSNPVFSRRGFSRDNGGYAGFEAQQAQAQAGTATNPYATNPYATDPTTGMPAAPVRGNVMTIDDVVSRTAMTLGTLIVTATIAWIALPVDPANVGKSYGIAIGSAIIAFVLAMIQSFKRKPAPALILGYAAFEGVFLGVISMVTSNLISPGVVVQAVLGTMCVFAGVLVAYKMRWIRVTRRFTGFVMAAALGFVLLMVANSLFMVFGGGDGLGFRSGPLGIVFGIVGVILGACFLALDFKQVEDGVTYGAPREESWLAAFGLTLTLVWIYLELLRLFQILSGDD, encoded by the coding sequence ATGAGGAGCAGTAACCCGGTCTTCTCGCGACGGGGGTTCAGCCGCGACAACGGCGGCTACGCGGGCTTCGAGGCGCAGCAGGCGCAGGCGCAGGCCGGGACCGCGACCAACCCGTACGCGACGAATCCTTACGCCACCGACCCGACCACCGGCATGCCGGCGGCCCCGGTGCGCGGCAATGTGATGACCATCGACGACGTCGTGAGCCGTACGGCCATGACGCTCGGCACGCTGATCGTCACCGCGACCATCGCCTGGATCGCCCTGCCGGTCGACCCGGCCAATGTCGGCAAGTCGTACGGCATCGCCATCGGCTCGGCGATCATCGCGTTCGTCCTCGCCATGATCCAGAGCTTCAAGCGCAAGCCGGCTCCGGCGCTGATCCTCGGCTACGCGGCGTTCGAGGGTGTCTTCCTCGGCGTCATCAGCATGGTGACCAGCAACCTGATCAGCCCCGGGGTGGTCGTCCAGGCCGTGCTCGGCACGATGTGCGTCTTCGCCGGCGTGCTCGTGGCGTACAAGATGCGCTGGATCCGCGTCACCCGCCGGTTCACCGGCTTCGTGATGGCCGCGGCCCTCGGCTTCGTCCTGCTCATGGTGGCGAACTCGCTGTTCATGGTCTTCGGCGGCGGCGACGGCCTCGGCTTCCGCAGCGGCCCGCTCGGGATCGTCTTCGGCATCGTCGGCGTCATCCTGGGCGCCTGCTTCCTCGCCCTGGACTTCAAGCAGGTCGAGGACGGCGTGACGTACGGCGCCCCGCGCGAGGAGTCCTGGCTGGCGGCCTTCGGCCTCACCCTGACCCTGGTGTGGATCTACCTGGAGCTGCTGCGCCTGTTCCAGATCCTCTCGGGCGACGACTAG
- a CDS encoding DUF4287 domain-containing protein, whose translation MSVEFSEQTHRNMIDRIPRTTGREISDWLRTVDEGPSLVRFEEKVSWLLGAHDLSYGQAKAIIHEHGLRRAARRFG comes from the coding sequence ATGTCCGTAGAGTTCTCCGAGCAGACGCACCGCAACATGATCGACAGAATCCCCCGGACCACCGGTCGTGAGATCTCCGACTGGCTCCGCACCGTCGACGAGGGCCCCTCCCTCGTCCGGTTCGAGGAGAAGGTCAGCTGGCTGCTCGGCGCGCACGACCTGTCGTACGGCCAGGCCAAGGCGATCATCCACGAGCACGGCCTGCGCAGAGCCGCCCGCCGCTTCGGCTGA
- a CDS encoding acetyl-CoA C-acetyltransferase: MPEAVIVSTARSPIGRAGKGSLKDVRPDDLTATIIQAALAKVPGLDPRDIDDLMLGCGLPGGEQGHNLARIVAVQMGMDYLPGTTITRYCSSSLQTSRMALHAIKAGEGDVFISAGVETVSRFIKGSSDGLPDTHNPLFADAEARTASRAAQEGTDWHDPREDGLVPDAYIAMGQTAENLARLKGVTRRDMDEFGVRSQNLAEEAIKNGFWAREITPVTTPDGTVVSTDDGPRAGVTLEGVQGLKPVFRPDGLVTAANCCPLNDGAAALVIMSDTKARELGLTPLARIVSTGVTALSPEIMGLGPVEASKQALKRAGLTVGDIDLFEINEAFAAQVIPSYRDLEIPLEKLNVNGGAIAVGHPFGMTGARITGTLINSLQFHDKQFGLETMCVGGGQGMAMVIERLS, translated from the coding sequence ATGCCCGAAGCCGTCATCGTTTCCACCGCCCGCTCTCCCATCGGGCGCGCCGGCAAGGGGTCCCTCAAGGACGTCCGCCCGGACGACCTGACCGCGACGATCATCCAGGCCGCCCTCGCCAAGGTCCCCGGGCTGGACCCGCGCGACATCGACGACCTGATGCTGGGCTGCGGCCTCCCCGGTGGCGAGCAGGGCCACAACCTGGCCCGCATCGTCGCCGTGCAGATGGGCATGGACTACCTGCCGGGCACCACGATCACCCGCTACTGCTCCTCCTCGCTCCAGACCTCCCGCATGGCCCTGCACGCCATCAAGGCCGGCGAGGGCGACGTCTTCATCTCCGCGGGCGTCGAGACGGTCTCCCGGTTCATCAAGGGCTCCTCGGACGGCCTGCCGGACACCCACAACCCGCTCTTCGCGGACGCCGAGGCCCGTACCGCCTCCCGCGCCGCCCAGGAGGGCACGGACTGGCACGACCCGCGCGAGGACGGCCTGGTCCCGGACGCGTACATCGCGATGGGGCAGACCGCCGAGAACCTGGCCCGCCTCAAGGGCGTGACCCGGCGCGACATGGACGAGTTCGGCGTCCGCTCCCAGAACCTGGCCGAGGAGGCCATCAAGAACGGCTTCTGGGCCCGCGAGATCACCCCGGTCACCACCCCGGACGGCACGGTCGTCTCCACCGACGACGGCCCGCGCGCCGGCGTCACCCTCGAGGGCGTCCAGGGCCTCAAGCCCGTCTTCCGCCCCGACGGCCTGGTCACGGCCGCCAACTGCTGCCCGCTGAACGACGGCGCCGCCGCGCTCGTCATCATGAGCGACACCAAGGCGCGGGAGCTGGGCCTGACCCCGCTGGCCCGGATCGTCTCCACCGGCGTCACCGCCCTGTCCCCCGAGATCATGGGCCTGGGCCCGGTCGAGGCGTCCAAGCAGGCCCTGAAGCGGGCCGGCCTGACCGTCGGCGACATCGACCTGTTCGAGATCAACGAGGCTTTCGCGGCCCAGGTCATCCCGTCCTACCGCGACCTGGAGATCCCGCTCGAGAAGCTGAACGTCAACGGCGGGGCCATCGCCGTCGGTCACCCGTTCGGGATGACCGGTGCCCGGATCACCGGCACCCTGATCAACAGCCTGCAGTTCCACGACAAGCAGTTCGGTCTGGAGACCATGTGCGTGGGCGGCGGTCAGGGCATGGCCATGGTGATCGAGCGCCTCAGCTGA
- a CDS encoding SGNH/GDSL hydrolase family protein has translation MSRARTARRIAAGAAYGGGGLGLVGVAAVGLVLAEVQFAKRTVGNGLGDPPRADGLYGSEFGGPELSPGPLRMGMLGDSTAAGLGVRRARQTPGALLASGLAAVAERPVELRNVAQSGAMSDDLDRQVSLLLEGDAPPPDVCVIIIGANDVTRRMPLTQSVRLLTAAVRRLRLAGCEVVVGTCPDLGTIEPVYQPLRWMARRVSRQLAAAQTIGVVALGARTLSMGDLLGPEFAANPREMFGPDSYHPSAEGYATAAMAVLPTLCAALGLWPGSDRLDVSRDEDMLLVAKAASAAAGEAGTEVTAARGPWALLKHRRRRRLPAPPVPEPAAPQA, from the coding sequence GTGTCCAGGGCGAGGACGGCCCGCCGGATCGCGGCGGGGGCAGCGTACGGCGGGGGCGGGCTCGGGCTGGTCGGGGTCGCCGCGGTGGGGCTGGTGCTGGCGGAGGTCCAGTTCGCCAAGCGCACCGTGGGCAACGGGCTCGGGGATCCGCCGCGCGCCGACGGCCTGTACGGGAGCGAGTTCGGCGGGCCGGAGCTGAGCCCGGGTCCGCTGCGGATGGGCATGCTGGGCGACTCCACGGCGGCGGGGCTGGGCGTACGGCGGGCCCGCCAGACTCCGGGCGCGCTGCTGGCCTCCGGGCTGGCGGCGGTGGCCGAGAGACCGGTGGAGCTGCGCAACGTGGCGCAGTCCGGGGCCATGTCGGACGACCTCGACCGCCAGGTGTCGCTGCTCCTGGAGGGGGACGCGCCGCCGCCGGACGTCTGCGTGATCATCATCGGCGCGAACGACGTGACGCGGCGGATGCCGCTGACCCAGTCGGTGCGGCTGCTGACGGCGGCGGTACGGCGGCTGCGGCTCGCGGGCTGCGAGGTGGTGGTCGGCACCTGTCCCGACCTGGGCACCATCGAGCCGGTCTACCAGCCGCTGCGGTGGATGGCCCGCCGGGTCTCGCGGCAGCTGGCCGCGGCGCAGACGATCGGCGTGGTCGCGCTGGGGGCGCGCACGCTCTCGATGGGGGACCTGCTGGGCCCGGAGTTCGCGGCGAACCCGCGCGAGATGTTCGGCCCGGACTCCTACCACCCTTCGGCGGAGGGGTACGCGACCGCCGCCATGGCCGTGCTGCCGACGCTGTGCGCGGCGCTGGGCCTGTGGCCGGGGTCGGACCGGCTGGACGTCTCGCGGGACGAGGACATGCTGCTGGTGGCCAAGGCGGCGTCCGCCGCCGCGGGCGAGGCGGGTACGGAGGTCACGGCGGCCCGGGGGCCGTGGGCCCTGCTCAAGCACCGCCGCCGCCGGCGCCTCCCGGCGCCCCCCGTCCCGGAACCGGCGGCCCCCCAGGCCTAG
- a CDS encoding cystathionine beta-synthase, whose translation MQFHDSMISLVGNTPLVKLNRVTEGLQATVLAKVEYFNPGGSVKDRIAVRMIEAAEQSGALQPGGTIVEPTSGNTGVGLAIVAQQKGYKCIFVCPDKVSMDKINVMRAYGAEVVVCPTAVDPEHPDSYYNVSDRLAREPGAWKPDQYSNPNNPRSHYETTGPELWEQTDGKITHFVAGVGTGGTISGTGNYLKEVSGGKVKVIGADPEGSVYSGGSGRPYLVEGVGEDFWPTAYDPNVTDEIIAVSDKDSFQMTRRLAKEEGLLVGGSCGMAVVAALRAAEGLGPDDVVVVLLPDSGRGYLSKIFSDEWMAGHGFLEEAGPAARIGDVLADKEGGIPSLVHMHPEETVGQAIEVLREYGVSQMPIVKPGAGHPDVMAAEVIGSVVEKELLAALFAQRASLGDPLEKHMSAPLPQVGSGEPVSELMAVLGEADAAIVLVEGKPTGVVSRQDLLAFLAKTAK comes from the coding sequence GTGCAATTCCACGACTCGATGATCAGCCTCGTCGGCAACACCCCGCTGGTGAAGCTCAACCGCGTGACCGAAGGCCTGCAGGCCACCGTGCTTGCCAAGGTCGAGTACTTCAATCCCGGTGGATCCGTGAAGGACCGGATCGCCGTACGGATGATCGAGGCCGCCGAGCAGAGCGGTGCCCTCCAGCCCGGTGGCACCATCGTGGAGCCCACCAGTGGCAACACCGGCGTCGGACTCGCCATCGTGGCCCAGCAGAAGGGCTACAAGTGCATCTTTGTCTGCCCTGACAAGGTGTCCATGGACAAGATCAACGTGATGCGCGCGTACGGCGCCGAGGTCGTGGTCTGCCCGACCGCCGTCGACCCCGAGCACCCGGACTCGTACTACAACGTCTCCGACCGCCTCGCGCGCGAGCCCGGCGCCTGGAAGCCGGACCAGTACAGCAACCCGAACAACCCCCGTTCGCACTACGAGACCACCGGCCCCGAGCTGTGGGAGCAGACGGACGGGAAGATCACGCACTTCGTGGCCGGCGTCGGCACCGGCGGCACGATCTCCGGTACCGGCAACTACCTCAAGGAGGTCAGCGGCGGGAAGGTCAAGGTCATCGGCGCCGACCCCGAGGGCTCCGTCTACTCCGGCGGCAGCGGCCGCCCGTACCTCGTCGAGGGTGTCGGTGAGGACTTCTGGCCGACCGCCTACGACCCGAACGTGACCGACGAGATCATCGCGGTGTCCGACAAGGACTCCTTCCAGATGACCCGCCGCCTCGCGAAGGAGGAGGGCCTGCTGGTCGGCGGCTCCTGCGGCATGGCGGTCGTCGCCGCGCTGCGCGCCGCCGAGGGGCTGGGCCCGGACGACGTGGTCGTCGTCCTGCTGCCGGACAGCGGCCGCGGCTACCTCAGCAAGATCTTCAGCGACGAGTGGATGGCCGGACACGGCTTCCTCGAGGAGGCCGGCCCGGCCGCGCGCATCGGGGACGTCCTCGCCGACAAGGAGGGCGGCATCCCGTCGCTCGTCCACATGCACCCCGAGGAGACGGTCGGGCAGGCCATCGAGGTGCTGCGCGAGTACGGCGTCTCGCAGATGCCGATCGTCAAGCCGGGCGCCGGCCACCCGGACGTGATGGCCGCCGAGGTCATCGGTTCGGTCGTGGAGAAGGAGCTCCTGGCGGCGCTGTTCGCGCAGCGGGCCTCGCTCGGCGACCCGCTGGAGAAGCACATGAGCGCGCCGCTGCCGCAGGTCGGCTCCGGCGAGCCGGTCTCCGAGCTGATGGCGGTGCTCGGCGAGGCCGACGCGGCGATCGTCCTGGTCGAGGGCAAGCCCACCGGCGTGGTGAGCCGCCAGGATCTCCTGGCGTTCCTGGCCAAGACCGCCAAGTAG